The following proteins are co-located in the Nitrospinota bacterium genome:
- a CDS encoding ABC transporter ATP-binding protein, whose protein sequence is MKSLARVLSYLKPYRKDVAVTLLLAISTTLLDLVPPWLIKIVVDSLVEDSESMWIYGTIVGLAIVYLMRNYTNHRRIIINNQVEQNVVFDLRSDVYRALQKLSLNYFENRSTGELMSRANDDVNYVERIFIDGVEQVVTASLTLIGITIILFYMHWKLAIVALFPIPLLAYGAWVYTSKAHDQYHVVRKRAAKMNAKLQDSISGIRETLSFNRQLYETKQFEKRSRDYCDGTLEVMRLWAFYSPTMMFFGSLGTVLILLYGVGLVQAGDITVGSLVAFVGYLALFYTPINQLHSVNHMLQHALASGERLFEIIDTIPEVQEASEAILPSTNVRGTIQFDRVNFSYIPGKPAVENIDFTISAGEKMALVGHTGSGKSTLVKLLMRFYDVQSGSILIDEHPIKHLKISYLREQIGLVSQDPFLFNGTVAENILYGNIEANREQVISAAVSSHADPFIKNLPDGYDTLVGERGVKLSGGEKHRIAIARTFLKNPPILVLDEATSSVDTETESHIKQALNTLMAGRTTLIIAHRLSTLEGADRVLVMKEGKLVEAGTHDSLIATESEYAQLFRQQVHL, encoded by the coding sequence ATGAAATCTCTTGCCAGAGTCCTCAGTTATTTAAAACCTTATCGAAAAGACGTGGCGGTGACCCTGCTTTTAGCCATTTCTACCACCCTTTTGGATCTTGTCCCGCCCTGGTTGATCAAAATTGTTGTCGACAGTCTGGTCGAAGACAGTGAATCCATGTGGATATATGGAACAATAGTCGGTTTGGCAATCGTCTACCTGATGAGGAACTACACCAACCATCGTCGAATCATAATTAACAATCAGGTCGAACAAAATGTTGTGTTCGATTTAAGATCAGATGTTTACCGTGCGTTGCAAAAGTTATCCCTGAACTATTTTGAAAATCGTTCTACTGGCGAATTGATGTCCCGTGCAAATGATGACGTGAACTATGTAGAGCGGATTTTTATCGATGGTGTGGAACAAGTCGTTACCGCGAGCCTTACCCTGATCGGAATCACCATCATACTCTTTTATATGCATTGGAAACTGGCTATTGTGGCCCTGTTCCCAATTCCTCTCCTGGCGTATGGCGCCTGGGTCTACACTTCTAAAGCCCATGACCAGTATCACGTTGTTCGTAAGCGGGCGGCAAAAATGAACGCCAAACTGCAAGACTCTATTTCAGGGATCCGTGAAACACTTTCTTTTAACCGCCAGCTCTATGAAACCAAACAATTTGAAAAGCGGAGCCGGGATTATTGCGATGGGACTTTGGAGGTCATGCGATTATGGGCTTTCTACTCCCCAACAATGATGTTTTTCGGTTCTCTTGGGACAGTCCTCATCCTCCTCTATGGAGTCGGACTGGTGCAGGCCGGGGATATCACGGTTGGTTCTTTGGTTGCATTTGTTGGATATCTTGCATTGTTTTATACACCTATCAACCAATTGCATTCTGTCAACCACATGCTTCAACACGCTCTGGCATCAGGCGAACGCTTATTCGAAATCATTGATACTATTCCTGAAGTGCAGGAAGCTTCGGAAGCCATTCTCCCCTCCACCAATGTTCGGGGAACCATCCAGTTTGACAGGGTGAACTTTTCATATATCCCCGGCAAACCGGCAGTAGAAAATATTGACTTTACCATTTCCGCTGGAGAGAAGATGGCTCTGGTAGGCCACACAGGGAGTGGCAAATCGACTCTAGTTAAGTTGCTCATGCGGTTTTACGATGTCCAGTCAGGTTCCATTCTCATTGACGAACATCCTATTAAACATCTGAAGATTTCATATCTCCGCGAGCAAATAGGACTGGTATCCCAGGACCCATTCCTGTTTAACGGTACCGTGGCAGAGAACATTCTCTACGGAAACATTGAGGCAAACCGGGAACAAGTCATATCAGCGGCAGTGTCATCGCACGCGGATCCATTTATAAAAAACCTGCCGGACGGGTACGACACGCTGGTTGGAGAACGTGGTGTCAAACTTTCCGGTGGAGAAAAACACCGCATTGCCATTGCCCGGACATTCCTGAAAAATCCACCCATCCTGGTATTGGACGAAGCCACCTCATCCGTGGACACAGAAACTGAGAGCCACATAAAGCAAGCGCTCAACACCCTGATGGCAGGGCGCACCACTTTGATCATTGCTCACCGCCTGTCGACCCTGGAAGGGGCAGACCGTGTTCTGGTTATGAAAGAGGGAAAACTGGTAGAGGCAGGAACCCACGATAGCTTAATAGCCACCGAATCGGAGTACGCCCAGTTATTTCGGCAACAGGTTCACCTTTGA
- a CDS encoding aldo/keto reductase translates to MEYRKLGSSDLEVSVIGYGAWGIGGAPFWNNEGDNKSLNSIKKAYDLGINFFDTAPVYGFGHSEELIGKALKPFRDKVIYATKCGLRWDKSSLSAIRKDASRSSILEEIDQSLQRLDTDVIDLYQVHWPDVETDQKETMETLLEIQEKGKIRHIGVSNYSAEQIKECLKYGKIVSLQPEFSLLAREIEKETVPVCLENDIGIIAYSPLASGVLTGKYDKNTRFEDWRSKGIIGTFTGEGFIKNIEKVDRLKEIAEAEGKTCGQMAINWVLRQQGLSTALVGVKNSEQVKENLNAVGWQPSQDHCKRIEKIFEMG, encoded by the coding sequence ATGGAATACAGGAAGTTGGGAAGCAGTGATCTTGAAGTTTCAGTAATTGGTTATGGCGCCTGGGGAATCGGTGGAGCGCCTTTCTGGAATAATGAAGGGGATAACAAATCGCTGAATTCAATCAAAAAAGCGTATGACCTGGGGATTAACTTTTTTGACACGGCCCCGGTATATGGTTTTGGTCATTCAGAGGAATTGATTGGCAAGGCATTGAAACCGTTTCGCGATAAAGTGATTTATGCGACTAAATGCGGACTGCGATGGGACAAGAGCTCATTAAGCGCAATCCGTAAAGATGCCAGCAGAAGTTCCATTCTTGAAGAAATTGACCAGAGCCTGCAACGCCTGGATACGGATGTGATTGATCTTTACCAGGTTCACTGGCCCGATGTGGAAACGGATCAGAAAGAGACCATGGAAACCCTGCTGGAAATTCAGGAAAAAGGGAAGATAAGACATATTGGGGTCAGCAATTACTCTGCGGAACAGATCAAAGAATGTTTGAAATATGGAAAAATTGTTTCACTGCAACCGGAATTCAGTTTGCTGGCTCGCGAAATAGAAAAGGAAACTGTTCCCGTATGCCTGGAAAATGATATCGGGATCATTGCATATAGCCCTCTGGCATCAGGGGTCCTGACCGGTAAATATGATAAAAATACCAGGTTCGAAGATTGGCGGAGCAAGGGAATCATCGGTACGTTTACGGGTGAAGGATTTATAAAGAACATTGAAAAAGTAGACCGGCTAAAAGAAATCGCTGAGGCAGAAGGGAAAACATGTGGCCAGATGGCGATCAACTGGGTGTTGCGGCAACAGGGACTCTCAACGGCTCTGGTTGGCGTTAAAAACTCTGAACAGGTTAAAGAAAACCTGAATGCGGTTGGCTGGCAACCCTCACAGGATCATTGTAAAAGAATAGAAAAAATTTTTGAAATGGGTTGA
- the purE gene encoding 5-(carboxyamino)imidazole ribonucleotide mutase codes for MNNKAILSIIMGSKSDWETMRHASETLKSLDVPHTVEVVSAHRTPDKLFQHAENAEQNGIEVIIAGAGGAAHLPGMMAAKTSLPVLGVPVQSKVLNGVDSLLSIVQMPAGIPVGTLAIGRAGAINAALLAASILANKYPEIKTALKNYRRQQTDNVLADPDPREGD; via the coding sequence ATGAATAATAAGGCGATCCTCAGTATAATTATGGGCTCAAAGTCTGACTGGGAAACCATGCGTCATGCATCAGAAACTTTAAAATCACTTGATGTGCCGCATACAGTGGAGGTGGTTTCGGCGCACCGGACGCCGGACAAGCTGTTTCAGCATGCAGAAAACGCTGAGCAGAATGGTATTGAAGTGATCATTGCCGGAGCTGGAGGCGCTGCACATCTGCCTGGCATGATGGCAGCTAAAACTTCCCTGCCCGTATTGGGCGTTCCAGTGCAATCTAAAGTTCTCAATGGTGTGGATTCACTCCTTTCAATCGTTCAGATGCCCGCGGGAATACCCGTTGGAACCCTGGCCATTGGCCGCGCGGGTGCCATAAACGCGGCGTTGTTGGCCGCCAGTATACTGGCCAATAAATATCCGGAAATTAAAACCGCGTTGAAAAACTATCGCAGGCAACAAACCGATAATGTGTTGGCAGATCCTGATCCCCGGGAAGGCGATTAA
- a CDS encoding 5-(carboxyamino)imidazole ribonucleotide synthase: MNIGILGGGQLARMMAQAGQSLGLSFMLICPNKNACAASFGTHLCASYDDEHAQKRLSDWADVVTYEFENVPLSTLESLQQQVLLHPSSSVLAVARDRLIEKRRFHSLGISTAKFAPVDSLEDLTRALKDIGLPAILKTRTQGYDGKGQALLRDEHDIAAAWERLGQSPCIVESMVNFNRELSIIAARDQRGAMVYYPISENHHRDGILRLSVSRLNDPLQAEANAAIKKVMDDFNYVGVMALELFQVNDQLFANEFAPRVHNTGHLTIEAAETSQFENHLKAICGMPLGATTSARPAAMVNLISRLPEEEQIRSVPGATPHFYGKAERPGRKVGHITLTGDDCTVEEFDQRLVTLLQIAGENELAGQKFLNIATQTN, from the coding sequence ATGAATATCGGTATACTCGGCGGCGGTCAACTCGCCCGCATGATGGCCCAGGCAGGTCAGTCTCTTGGGCTAAGCTTTATGTTGATTTGCCCCAATAAAAACGCTTGCGCTGCTTCTTTTGGAACACATCTTTGCGCCTCTTATGACGATGAGCATGCACAGAAACGCCTTTCCGACTGGGCGGACGTGGTGACTTACGAATTTGAAAATGTTCCGTTGTCAACGCTGGAATCTCTTCAACAACAAGTATTGCTTCATCCTTCGTCTTCAGTTTTAGCTGTTGCAAGAGACCGCCTCATAGAAAAACGCCGTTTTCACTCCCTGGGAATTTCTACAGCCAAGTTTGCTCCCGTCGATTCTCTGGAAGATTTGACCCGGGCGTTGAAAGACATTGGCCTGCCAGCCATTCTTAAAACCCGTACTCAGGGGTACGATGGTAAAGGACAGGCTTTGTTGAGGGACGAACATGATATTGCGGCGGCTTGGGAACGGCTCGGTCAATCTCCATGCATCGTCGAATCGATGGTAAATTTTAATCGTGAGCTTTCTATCATCGCGGCTCGCGACCAAAGGGGAGCAATGGTTTATTATCCTATAAGTGAAAACCACCATCGTGACGGCATACTTCGTCTGTCGGTCAGTCGTTTGAACGATCCGTTACAAGCTGAAGCCAATGCCGCAATAAAAAAAGTGATGGACGACTTTAATTATGTAGGAGTCATGGCCCTGGAACTTTTTCAGGTCAATGATCAACTGTTCGCCAATGAGTTTGCGCCTCGAGTGCATAACACCGGCCACTTGACCATCGAAGCGGCTGAAACTTCTCAATTTGAAAACCACCTTAAGGCCATTTGTGGTATGCCTTTAGGGGCAACCACGTCGGCACGACCTGCTGCAATGGTCAATTTGATAAGCCGGTTGCCCGAAGAGGAACAAATACGATCGGTCCCTGGAGCCACACCTCATTTCTATGGCAAGGCAGAGCGACCCGGGCGCAAGGTGGGCCATATAACTTTAACAGGCGATGATTGTACGGTCGAAGAATTCGACCAACGTTTGGTGACTTTACTCCAGATTGCTGGCGAGAATGAATTAGCTGGTCAAAAATTCTTGAATATCGCGACTCAAACCAATTAA
- a CDS encoding prepilin peptidase, whose product MEFIQSIPYPLSVAAVFCFGLAIGSFTNVCIHRLPKKESVVTPGSHCPKCSSDVRPMDNIPLISYIILGGKCRNCATRISPIYPAIEAVTAVLMLAGFFKFGLSFDFLVYAVVAPTLVIITAIDIEHQIIPDVITLPGIILGLLAGSYTIGYVDSLLGLFLGGGLFYLLAVLSNGGMGGGDIKYIAAAGALLGWKKVLVVIFLGALLGSIVGLFQIVVQKKSRKSLIPFGPFLAAGTLTTLFYGNTLIRLYLEYLGR is encoded by the coding sequence ATGGAATTTATCCAATCAATTCCTTATCCTTTATCAGTTGCAGCAGTATTCTGTTTCGGGTTGGCAATAGGCAGTTTTACCAACGTATGCATCCACCGTTTGCCTAAAAAAGAGTCCGTAGTAACCCCGGGATCACATTGTCCGAAATGCTCGTCGGATGTCAGGCCAATGGATAACATCCCGCTTATCAGCTATATCATCCTTGGTGGAAAGTGCCGGAACTGTGCCACAAGAATTTCACCGATTTATCCAGCTATCGAGGCTGTAACAGCCGTTCTCATGCTGGCTGGATTTTTTAAGTTTGGGTTGTCATTCGATTTTTTAGTTTATGCTGTGGTTGCTCCCACGCTGGTCATCATCACAGCTATAGATATTGAACATCAGATCATTCCTGATGTGATCACTCTGCCGGGCATAATCCTGGGGCTTTTGGCAGGCAGTTATACGATTGGCTACGTCGACTCACTGCTTGGACTCTTCCTAGGAGGCGGGTTATTTTATTTGCTCGCTGTGCTCAGCAATGGAGGAATGGGTGGAGGAGATATTAAATATATAGCGGCAGCAGGGGCTTTGCTGGGTTGGAAAAAAGTGCTGGTGGTTATATTCCTTGGAGCACTCCTGGGATCTATCGTCGGCCTTTTCCAGATCGTTGTACAAAAAAAATCAAGGAAAAGCCTGATCCCGTTCGGACCCTTTCTTGCGGCAGGCACCCTGACAACATTATTCTATGGGAATACGCTCATTCGGTTATACTTGGAGTATCTGGGAAGGTAA
- a CDS encoding regulatory protein RecX, with product MPDQEALKIAKSQALKRLSYRDRSKKEVAQYLEKKGHPSSVIQTTLQNLTELNYINDHRFAMEWSRSRVEVKSFGKKRLRHELSAKGVDSHIIETTLDALYDSHPEKDLALDCASKKLASLSGVEPQKKARRLAQYLQRRGFSTDIIYETLKIAGADFGGKW from the coding sequence ATGCCGGATCAAGAAGCCCTCAAAATCGCTAAATCCCAGGCATTAAAGCGCCTTTCCTATCGGGATCGAAGCAAGAAAGAGGTCGCCCAGTATCTGGAAAAAAAGGGACATCCTTCTTCTGTAATCCAAACAACTCTTCAGAACCTTACAGAGTTGAACTATATCAATGACCACCGTTTTGCAATGGAATGGAGCCGGTCACGCGTAGAAGTAAAAAGTTTTGGTAAAAAACGTTTGCGCCATGAGCTTTCCGCAAAAGGTGTTGACTCACATATTATCGAAACCACCCTAGACGCATTGTACGATTCCCACCCTGAAAAAGATCTTGCATTGGACTGCGCCAGTAAAAAACTTGCATCCCTCAGTGGAGTGGAGCCTCAAAAAAAGGCACGCCGTCTGGCGCAATATCTTCAGCGAAGAGGGTTTTCCACCGATATTATCTACGAGACTTTAAAAATCGCAGGTGCAGACTTTGGAGGCAAATGGTAA
- the recA gene encoding recombinase RecA has translation MGSDDRDKALDLAFTQIEKQFGKGSIMKLGKAESLKGIGVIPTGSISLDHALGVGGVPRGRVIEIYGPEGSGKTSLTLHIIAEAQKDGGVAAFIDAEHALDPEYAKNLGVDLDDLLLSQPDTGEQALEIVEVLVRSGAIDVIIVDSVAALVPKSELDGDMGDSHMGLQARLMSQAMRKLAGVVNKSKTSLIFINQIRMKIGVMFGNPETTTGGNALKFYSSVRMDIRRIAALKDGENVIGNRTRVKVVKNKVAPPFRQVEFDIIYGKGISKTGDLLDLGVAHNIISKSGTWFSYNENRIGQGRENSKKFLVDNPDMAAEIETKLRETLGLQPLDQSETPEEPSAKEKKTTKTS, from the coding sequence ATGGGATCGGACGATAGAGATAAAGCGCTGGATCTGGCATTCACTCAAATCGAGAAACAATTCGGCAAGGGTTCCATAATGAAGCTGGGAAAAGCCGAAAGCCTTAAAGGAATCGGTGTTATTCCCACCGGCTCTATCTCTTTGGATCATGCATTGGGTGTCGGTGGTGTCCCAAGAGGTCGTGTTATAGAAATTTACGGCCCAGAGGGATCGGGGAAAACCAGTTTGACGCTTCATATCATAGCGGAAGCGCAAAAGGATGGAGGTGTCGCCGCTTTCATTGATGCGGAACATGCTCTGGATCCTGAATACGCTAAAAATCTGGGTGTCGATTTAGACGACCTGTTGCTCTCACAACCGGACACCGGTGAACAGGCTCTGGAGATCGTTGAAGTCCTGGTTCGAAGCGGCGCAATAGATGTGATCATTGTCGACTCCGTTGCAGCCCTTGTTCCCAAATCAGAACTTGATGGTGATATGGGCGACTCACATATGGGACTGCAGGCCAGATTGATGTCTCAGGCAATGCGTAAACTTGCGGGTGTGGTCAACAAATCAAAAACCAGCCTGATCTTTATCAACCAGATACGGATGAAAATCGGAGTCATGTTTGGCAACCCCGAAACAACCACAGGGGGAAATGCCCTGAAGTTCTACTCTTCTGTCCGCATGGATATTCGTCGTATTGCAGCGTTGAAAGATGGAGAAAACGTCATCGGCAACCGAACCCGTGTCAAAGTAGTAAAAAACAAAGTGGCCCCACCTTTTCGTCAGGTTGAGTTCGACATCATATATGGTAAAGGAATCTCAAAAACTGGTGACCTGCTTGACCTTGGAGTGGCCCACAATATCATTTCCAAAAGCGGCACATGGTTCTCCTATAATGAAAACAGGATTGGTCAGGGCCGTGAAAATTCCAAAAAGTTCCTGGTTGACAACCCTGATATGGCTGCCGAAATTGAAACAAAATTGCGGGAAACCCTTGGTCTGCAACCTTTAGATCAATCGGAGACTCCAGAAGAACCTTCAGCTAAAGAGAAAAAAACCACAAAAACTTCCTGA
- a CDS encoding formylglycine-generating enzyme family protein, with translation MGPLRKECSTSCHQSEHILKANKNRYSQPECASCHVGPYDKVALSPFSAPKPAGSNNLLLKSIIQAMPDTQSKKPVTDKEKELNSMAYVPAGEFIMGSNERWDDEAPEHISETEAFYIDLNEVTNADYKVFADATQRGHPFHWPEGNIPKGKEKHPVVYVSWFDADEYCSWAGKRLPTEQEWEKAARGEEGLIYPWGNEWTLDKSNNPYKHSTGTEPVGSYPEGRSPYGLYDVSGNVWEWVDSYYLPHPGNPVTRAEYGMDKRVLKGGSWFDCLSYGCGLSAPTFNRSFFTPEVKNNSFGFRCAKSKKP, from the coding sequence ATGGGTCCACTTAGAAAAGAATGCAGCACCTCCTGCCACCAGTCTGAGCACATTCTGAAGGCAAATAAAAACAGATATAGTCAACCTGAGTGTGCATCCTGCCATGTAGGACCATACGATAAGGTTGCATTATCCCCTTTTTCAGCACCTAAACCCGCAGGCAGTAATAACCTTTTATTAAAATCTATCATTCAGGCAATGCCTGATACTCAATCTAAAAAACCGGTTACAGATAAGGAGAAAGAATTAAACTCAATGGCCTATGTTCCAGCCGGTGAATTCATCATGGGCTCTAATGAGCGATGGGATGATGAAGCGCCAGAACACATTTCTGAAACAGAAGCGTTCTATATCGATTTGAATGAAGTCACAAATGCAGATTATAAAGTTTTTGCAGATGCCACGCAGAGAGGTCATCCTTTTCACTGGCCCGAAGGAAATATTCCAAAGGGCAAGGAAAAGCACCCCGTTGTTTATGTCAGTTGGTTCGATGCTGATGAATACTGCTCCTGGGCTGGCAAACGTCTTCCAACTGAACAGGAATGGGAAAAGGCGGCTCGTGGTGAAGAAGGCCTTATTTATCCCTGGGGTAATGAATGGACGTTGGATAAATCCAATAATCCCTACAAGCATTCTACCGGCACAGAACCTGTTGGTTCTTACCCGGAAGGTCGTAGTCCATATGGCCTCTATGATGTCTCAGGGAACGTATGGGAATGGGTGGATAGCTACTATTTGCCGCATCCTGGAAACCCTGTCACCCGGGCTGAATACGGTATGGATAAAAGGGTGCTGAAAGGGGGCTCCTGGTTCGATTGTCTTTCATACGGTTGCGGACTGAGCGCTCCTACCTTCAATAGAAGTTTTTTCACTCCCGAAGTTAAAAATAACAGCTTCGGGTTTCGTTGCGCAAAATCCAAAAAACCATAA
- a CDS encoding lipoate--protein ligase family protein, giving the protein MVGKEKRDSARGRNLSPACFSASNHGEIRVNGKKLAGSAQRRLNGAFLQHGSILIDKDIELAHSLLRYSSETEKNKVFQDFVSNTLTLRDLLPTKIEWEKLCQCFADGFQESFPGLWELDLLNSSEEVLVERYLKESQ; this is encoded by the coding sequence ATGGTTGGAAAAGAGAAAAGGGATTCAGCGAGAGGTCGGAATCTCTCTCCAGCCTGTTTTTCGGCATCTAATCACGGGGAAATCAGGGTGAATGGGAAAAAACTTGCCGGCAGTGCTCAGCGTCGTTTAAATGGAGCTTTTTTACAGCATGGTTCTATCTTGATTGATAAGGATATTGAGCTGGCTCATAGCCTGCTACGTTATTCTTCAGAAACCGAAAAAAATAAGGTGTTCCAGGATTTTGTTTCGAATACGTTAACTTTAAGAGATTTGTTGCCGACAAAAATTGAGTGGGAAAAATTATGCCAGTGTTTTGCAGATGGATTTCAGGAATCTTTCCCCGGACTATGGGAGTTGGATCTTTTGAATTCTTCGGAAGAGGTGCTGGTGGAAAGATATTTAAAAGAGAGTCAATAA
- a CDS encoding MBL fold metallo-hydrolase encodes MVQIKFWGVRGSIPSGSPETAGVGGNTTCVEIRCGDELIIIDTGTGVRNLGMSLMNEMPLKGTILFSHVHWDHIQGFPFFTPFFVPGNEFRIFGGTSLPTSIEEVLNQQMTPPCFPVKTDLFGSKITYHDVKPGDIIEGNNYKVTLAPLYHPNGCYAYRVEHEGQSLVFSTDCEHYEDKPDKNLIELCQDVDVLVYDAQYTEDEYYGRNGQFSRKGWGHSTMGEGVKVAQAANVKKLVLFHHDPSHDDNFIKQIEAESRQLFPQSIAAYEGLQIDLLQEALPKSLFD; translated from the coding sequence GTGGTGCAGATTAAATTTTGGGGGGTTAGAGGCAGTATTCCTTCAGGAAGCCCGGAAACAGCTGGTGTTGGGGGGAATACGACTTGTGTTGAGATACGTTGCGGTGATGAATTAATTATCATCGACACGGGTACTGGTGTCCGAAATCTCGGTATGTCTCTCATGAATGAGATGCCTTTAAAAGGAACAATCTTATTCAGCCATGTACATTGGGACCACATACAGGGTTTCCCTTTTTTTACTCCATTTTTTGTTCCTGGTAATGAATTCCGGATCTTTGGAGGCACAAGTTTGCCAACCTCTATTGAAGAAGTTTTAAACCAGCAAATGACGCCCCCATGTTTTCCGGTAAAGACTGATTTATTTGGCTCAAAAATTACCTATCATGATGTGAAACCAGGTGACATCATTGAGGGGAATAATTATAAAGTGACTTTGGCACCTTTATATCACCCAAATGGGTGTTATGCTTATCGGGTTGAGCATGAAGGGCAATCCCTGGTATTTTCCACTGATTGCGAGCATTATGAGGACAAGCCTGATAAAAACCTGATCGAGCTTTGTCAGGATGTTGATGTTTTAGTTTATGATGCGCAGTATACTGAAGACGAATATTATGGACGTAATGGTCAGTTCTCACGTAAGGGATGGGGACATAGTACGATGGGGGAAGGGGTCAAGGTTGCACAAGCTGCAAATGTAAAAAAACTGGTTTTGTTTCATCACGACCCTTCTCACGATGATAATTTTATCAAGCAGATTGAAGCAGAATCTCGCCAACTTTTTCCACAAAGCATAGCCGCCTATGAAGGCTTGCAAATTGACTTGTTACAAGAAGCTTTGCCCAAATCCCTTTTTGATTAA
- a CDS encoding VCBS repeat-containing protein has translation MKACKLTCYKKLCPNPFLIKDLALALLILVFINGCGGSQPHVADNPASQRFLDMTRKWLIPQDYSPIMATFLRADQNEFSDLMVLNESKPGKPQLQTFLNREGKSFTQKEMGKWIDQLKGPILSFAATDLNRDGVDDLALVMQKSGKLSTKILFNNRKGYFYGKNNEGSYPLRNGIDKVVAGDFDQDGDKDLFYFGQKVIDAEGKIAAKQTYLLINKGDGKMEDLTALLIPRLPAGISDVSIADYDGDGVVDIFLVYRKKQNRILINNGVGRFEDRTASHLPRIIDDSEHADWADFDGDGDNDLLVVNRSINKHYRAYPRETMYFLENRGGAHFKKRSHKMLPRYPSYKVYLLDANGNTKTDALILTSKGVYYLQGRGRWGFTNETERRLPRFRFFKEMTFADANKDGFLDLFALSPTPGRNRIWLNRFD, from the coding sequence ATGAAGGCTTGCAAATTGACTTGTTACAAGAAGCTTTGCCCAAATCCCTTTTTGATTAAGGATTTGGCGCTAGCCTTGCTCATTTTGGTGTTTATTAATGGGTGTGGAGGCTCTCAACCGCATGTTGCTGACAACCCCGCCAGTCAGCGTTTTTTAGATATGACCAGAAAGTGGCTTATCCCACAAGATTATTCCCCAATAATGGCGACATTCCTTCGTGCAGACCAGAATGAATTTTCTGATTTGATGGTCCTTAACGAATCGAAACCGGGGAAACCTCAATTGCAAACTTTCCTGAATCGAGAGGGAAAAAGTTTTACTCAGAAAGAAATGGGGAAGTGGATTGATCAATTGAAAGGCCCAATCCTGTCTTTTGCAGCAACAGACTTGAATCGTGATGGAGTTGATGACCTTGCCCTTGTCATGCAAAAATCGGGCAAGTTATCTACAAAAATTCTATTTAACAATAGAAAGGGGTATTTTTACGGGAAGAATAATGAAGGTTCTTATCCTCTCAGAAATGGGATAGATAAGGTTGTGGCTGGGGATTTTGATCAGGATGGAGACAAAGATCTTTTTTATTTTGGCCAAAAGGTTATCGATGCTGAGGGAAAAATAGCCGCTAAACAGACATACCTGTTAATAAATAAGGGTGACGGGAAAATGGAGGACTTGACAGCCTTGCTCATACCTCGCTTGCCTGCTGGAATTAGTGATGTTTCTATTGCCGACTATGATGGTGATGGGGTTGTGGATATTTTTCTGGTATACAGAAAGAAACAAAACAGAATTTTGATTAATAATGGGGTAGGAAGGTTCGAGGACCGTACGGCATCGCATCTCCCGCGTATTATAGATGACAGTGAGCATGCAGACTGGGCTGATTTTGACGGCGATGGCGATAATGATCTTCTGGTGGTAAACCGATCTATCAATAAACATTACCGAGCATACCCCAGAGAAACCATGTATTTCCTGGAAAATAGGGGCGGCGCACATTTTAAAAAACGATCACATAAAATGCTTCCCCGTTATCCTTCTTATAAAGTTTATCTGTTGGATGCGAATGGAAACACTAAAACCGATGCCTTGATCTTGACCTCAAAAGGAGTTTATTATTTACAGGGTAGAGGGCGATGGGGATTCACCAATGAAACTGAGAGGCGTCTTCCTCGCTTCCGGTTTTTCAAAGAGATGACTTTTGCCGATGCCAACAAAGACGGGTTTCTGGATCTTTTCGCCCTGTCTCCAACACCCGGTAGGAACCGGATTTGGCTGAACCGTTTTGATTAA
- a CDS encoding D-tyrosyl-tRNA(Tyr) deacylase: MKLVLQRVARASVSVEGEIIASISRGLLILFGAEKGDDPDKVSFLSDKALRLRIFPDDQGKMNLSCIDVSGEVLVVSQFTLAGDCAKGRRPGFDNAAKPEQAELFYKQFLEKVSESGLTVQGGRFGADMQVELVNDGPVTFLLER; the protein is encoded by the coding sequence ATGAAACTTGTTTTACAAAGAGTGGCACGTGCCTCAGTGTCTGTTGAGGGTGAAATTATTGCCAGCATTTCCCGGGGTTTGTTGATTTTATTTGGTGCGGAAAAGGGGGATGATCCTGATAAAGTAAGCTTCCTGTCCGACAAGGCTTTGCGCCTGAGAATTTTTCCTGACGATCAGGGGAAAATGAATTTATCATGCATCGATGTATCTGGTGAAGTGTTGGTGGTGTCTCAGTTTACATTGGCGGGTGATTGCGCAAAAGGCAGAAGGCCGGGTTTTGACAATGCGGCAAAGCCTGAGCAAGCGGAACTTTTTTATAAGCAGTTTTTAGAGAAAGTTTCTGAGTCTGGTTTGACTGTTCAGGGGGGCCGGTTTGGTGCCGATATGCAGGTGGAATTGGTCAATGATGGGCCTGTTACATTTTTGCTTGAGCGATAA